In Kogia breviceps isolate mKogBre1 chromosome 9, mKogBre1 haplotype 1, whole genome shotgun sequence, a single window of DNA contains:
- the SFRP4 gene encoding secreted frizzled-related protein 4: protein MLLSILTALCLWLRLALGVRGAPCEAVRIPMCRHMPWNITRMPNHLHHSTQENAVLAIEQYEELVDVNCSAVLRFFLCAMYAPICTLEFLHDPIKPCKSVCQRARDDCEPLMKMYNHSWPESLACDELPVYDRGVCISPEAIVTDLPEDVKWIDITPDMMVQERPLDIDCKRLSPDRCKCKKVKPTLATYLSKNYSYVIHAKIKAVQRSGCNEVTTVVDVKEIFKSSSPIPRTQVPLITNSSCQCPHILPHQDVLIMCYKWRSRMMLLENCLVEKWRDQLSKRSIQWEERLQEQQRTIQDKKRTAGRTSRSNTPKPKGKPPAPKPASPKKNIKARSAPRRTNPKRV, encoded by the exons ATGCTCCTCTCCATCCTGACCGCGCTCTGCCTGTGGCTGCGCTTGGCGCTGGGCGTGCGCGGCGCGCCGTGCGAGGCGGTGCGCATCCCCATGTGCCGGCACATGCCCTGGAACATCACGCGGATGCCCAACCACCTGCACCACAGCACGCAGGAGAACGCCGTCCTGGCCATCGAGCAGTACGAGGAGCTGGTGGACGTGAACTGCAGCGCCGTGCTGCGCTTCTTCCTCTGCGCCATGTACGCGCCCATCTGCACCCTGGAGTTCCTGCACGACCCCATCAAGCCGTGCAAGTCGGTGTGCCAGCGCGCGCGTGACGACTGCGAGCCCCTCATGAAGATGTACAACCACAGCTGGCCCGAGAGCCTGGCCTGCGACGAGCTGCCTGTCTACGACCGGGGCGTGTGCATCTCGCCCGAGGCCATCGTCACTGACCTCCCGGAGG ACGTTAAGTGGATAGACATCACTCCAGACATGATGGTACAGGAAAGGCCTCTTGACATTGACTGTAAACGCCTAAGCCCTG ACCGGTGCAAGTGCAAAAAGGTGAAGCCGACCCTGGCGACGTATCTGAGCAAAAACTACAGTTACG TCATTCATGCCAAAATAAAAGCTGTGCAGAGGAGTGGCTGTAATGAAGTAACTACGGTGGTGGATGTGAAAGAGATCTTCAAGTCCTCATCACCGATCCCGCGAACTCAAGTCCCACTCATTACGAATTCTTCCTGCCAGTGTCCTCACATCCTGCCCCACCAAGACGTTCTCATCATGTGTTACAAGTGGCGCTCACG GATGATGCTTCTTGAAAATTGTTTAGTTGAAAAATGGAGAGATCAACTTAGTAAAAGATCCATA CAGTGGGAAGAGAGGCTGCAGGAACAGCAGAGGACAATCCAGGACAAGAAGCGCACAGCGGGGCGCACCAGTCGCAGTAACACCCCGAAACCCAAGGGGAAGCCGCCTGCCCCCAAACCAGCCAGCCCCAAGAAGAACATTAAAGCTAGGAGTGCGCCAAggagaacaaacccaaaacgagTGTGA